In Alosa sapidissima isolate fAloSap1 chromosome 4, fAloSap1.pri, whole genome shotgun sequence, the following are encoded in one genomic region:
- the prdm2b gene encoding PR domain zinc finger protein 2 isoform X2 yields the protein MAVTGGSGRLCVSGGVRETLEDVPPHVWKALPENMRLGPSAVNQHRVGVWAVQAIPRGKRFGPFVGERKKRSQVTSNVYMWEVYFPTRGWMCVDATDPLQGNWLRYVNWARSTQEQNLFPLEINRAIYYKVLRPIGPGEELLVWYNGEDNPEIAAALEEERASSLSKKNSPRARRARKKLLERQAAGRRPALKPTATHSPTPPDMRLNEDESPSLSSGLMKETPLGTMATVHPSQHPPGRAEDSEHPPSETPPTSEHPPSEAPSPSELHPSEAPPPSEEPPPQQEEEEEEEEPEEDEEEQPPSMQSPERPAGGSTSPDPQGPCTAGRETPESPEVTSEGLSSARNAEQELAEPEPEGDLEDDLQGESHPCQHCERRFSTKQGLERHAHIHSLGGQQEALSFCCRYCGKSFGSQVGRRRHERRHENTGRKRPGSLAGTATLLSPADGSAQLIAMATQNGAHAPPSDGHRREQLAAGGDSERPVVVDDSGEAKELHPCKYCNKAFGTHTNMRRHQRRIHERHLLPKGVRRRGMLLPDATQAGGATQAGGVQEEGSPSGSPPPVYVPSMDSEDEAEKDDGMADISSNISENLSLYIDGKIVSTVTGSTCEVIEVNAGPAGIFGLDAVIISPEQISQALSKQAAHTHARAQLPAGKRRTSTPPLLPNVKVESDGISSSASSSSSSSSQLVGSAFPLPDSLAFQKERSVYLSPKLKQLLQTQTQDGQKASDTHSHTHRSAPPLSVSPLSAATGRFKRRTGSPPTSPQHSLSAAPSPATESVPPFVLKVPKLEGQSGSPGWGVCGREDGEATHAHAQRDWPSGRSGGSSCNQQPLDLSSTVGRRRSDAGVAGARPAGGEAVLDLSVSRNSSGTVAPETDARGNPPAHTQPPPGRKKKPNTSMLEKVLMSEYASLPPGGDENDADATAASSPGSTVPDAEADDVTSSPASPGSASERLPGESSHSSPPSLTPVTFNPSSPGSPRLASPTPPPPLLPTAPSPPPLNQPASSCSSSSYPVLSPRPRELTPDHTHTSGSADTHTLGSGGTDPSPRPDSPHEPVSPGSDDAEPSDALPHDSGLSSSSLGHSDSLSPHSQSGSAQEPVRQNAEPARSPCKFPAESQSGSPAKAAAKQTHSVTHLALKEEPESDEAPRSVAAEMREAEPGGDDDSDGDTFAKSFVCNVCEDPFRSIAELSRHIAVHASDWPLKCEFCVQLFGGAEALREHRSALHGVGRIYVCSACRKEFAFACNLQQHQRDLHPDQPCTHTVLESGKLRPHNYTDPARAAAEPIIATETTPEPVLPDASHAEPKKEEEEVAEGGEEVRDQEVREDSTEELYTTIKIMASEAGKPKGPDVRLGINQHYPSFKPPPFPYHNRTPAGSVASATNFTTHNIPQTFTTAIRCTKCGQSFDNMPELHKHILACASASDKRRYTPKKNPIPLRQTVRPHNGLVPVATTTATATTHSAFRRIGQPKRLSFGTEPAPAASRMSSLSKKKQQLLQKAISQKNRSASSAAKRAGAQPPQPKKEEEEQPPQPKKEEEEQPTTAAAAELHVCPHCSREFTYPASLSKHIAVSCPMKPAPKRGRKAAVPAADAHAPPPDKSMSLRRRPLDEAKQESDPRPLGKTRARSSELAETDANLPPRGKAATAATRGKRPATQPLAAVAPGNKKGRKSLQATPPYQGPVPPTVPTVDSAERTAGKGQKAVKEGAGKRAPEGKRDERALRPRERVGGPVTRSLQATAPPGDGKLDEPPSQDAREPQEAAAKLSR from the exons CCAATCGGACCAGGGGAAGAATTGCTTGTGTGGTACAATGGGGAAGACAACCCGGAGATAGCAGCTGCACTGGAGGAAGAAAGAGCAAGCAGTCTAAGCAAGAAAAATTCTCCGAGGGCTAGAAGAG CCAGGAAGAAGCTCTTGGAGCGGCAGGCTGCTGGGAGACGGCCGGCTCTCAAGCCCACGgcaacacactcacccacaccgCCAGACATGC ggCTGAATGAGGATGAAAGTCCCTCCCTGTCCTCAGGACTGATGAAAGAGACTCCTCTGGGCACCATGGCGACCGTACACCCATCCCAGCACCCCCCTGGCAGAGCAGAGGACTCCGAGCACCCCCCCTCCGAAACTCCTCCCACCTCAGAGCACCCCCCCTCAGAAGCTCCTTCCCCATCAGAGCTCCACCCCTCAGAAGCTCCTCCCCCCTCCGAGGAGCCCCCAccgcagcaggaggaggaggaggaagaggaggagccggaggaagatgaggaggagcagcCCCCCTCCATGCAGAGCCCAGAGCGGCCTGCGGGGGGCAGCACCTCACCTGACCCACAGGGCCCCTGCACAGCTGGCAGGGAAACCCCAGAGAGCCCCGAGGTCACGTCTGAGGGCCTGTCCTCTGCCCGGAACGCAGAGCAGGAGCTGGCGGAGCCGGAGCCCGAGGGTGACCTTGAGGACGACCTTCAGGGCGAGTCTCACCCGTGCCAGCACTGCGAGCGCCGCTTCTCCACCAAGCAGGGCCTGGAGCGGCACGCACACATCCACAGCCTGGGCGGCCAGCAGGAGGCTCTGTCCTTCTGCTGCCGCTACTGCGGCAAGAGCTTCGGCTCGCAGGTGGGCCGCCGACGCCACGAGCGTCGCCACGAGAACACCGGCCGCAAACGACCCGGCTCGCTGGCCGGAACCGCCACTCTGCTCAGCCCGGCCGACGGCTCCGCCCAGCTCATCGCCATGGCGACGCAGAACGGCGCGCACGCGCCGCCCTCCGACGGCCACCGGAGGGAGCAGCTGGCCGCGGGCGGCGACTCGGAGCGGCCGGTCGTGGTGGACGACAGCGGCGAGGCCAAAGAGCTGCACCCGTGCAAGTACTGCAACAAGGCGTTCGGCACGCACACCAACATGCGCCGCCACCAGCGCCGCATCCACGAGCGCCACCTGCTGCCCAAGGGCGTGCGGCGGAGAGGCATGCTGCTGCCCGACGCTACGCAGGCCGGGGGAGCCACGCAGGCGGGGGGGGTGCAGGAGGAGGGGTCGCCCAGCGGCAGCCCCCCGCCCGTCTACGTGCCCAGCATGGACTCGGAGGACGAGGCTGAGAAGGACGATGGCATGGCCGACATCTCCAGCAACATCTCCGAGAACCTCAGCCTCTACATCGACGGCAAGATCGTCTCCACGGTGACCGGCAGCACCTGCGAGGTCATCGAGGTCAACGCGGGCCCTGCCGGGATCTTCGGGCTGGACGCCGTCATCATCAGCCCCGAGCAGATCAGCCAGGCGCTCAGCAAGcaggccgcacacacacacgcgcgcgctcaGCTGCCTGCTGGGAAACGCAGGACCTCCACGCCACCTCTTCTGCCCAACGTGAAGGTCGAGTCCGATGGCATTTCCTCCTCCGCCTCTTCgtcatcctcctcctcgtcgCAGCTGGTGGGCAGTGCGTTCCCGTTGCCTGACTCTCTGGCGTTCCagaaggagaggagtgtgtatCTGTCCCCGAAGCTCAAGCAGCTGCTACAGACTCAGACTCAGGACGGCCAGAAGGCCTcggacacacactcgcacacacaccgcTCCGCGCCGCCACTCTCTGTTAGCCCCCTCTCAGCCGCCACCGGAAGGTTCAAGCGCCGGACAGGCTCCCCCCCCACGTCGCCACAGCACTCGCTCTCggccgccccctcccccgccACAGAGTCCGTGCCACCCTTCGTCCTCAAGGTGCCCAAGCTGGAAGGCCAGAGCGGCTCGCCcggctggggtgtgtgtggacggGAGGACGGGGaggccacacacgcacacgcgcagaGAGACTGGCCGTCGGGCCGGAGCGGCGGCAGCTCCTGCAACCAGCAGCCCCTGGACCTGTCCAGCACCGTTGGGCGTCGTCGTAGCGACGCGGGGGTGGCAGGGGCTCGACCCGCGGGGGGGGAGGCCGTGCTGGACCTGAGCGTGAGCCGCAACAGCTCTGGTACCGTCGCCCCGGAGACGGACGCCCGTGGCAACCCACCGGCGCACACACAGCCTCCCCCGGGCCGCAAGAAGAAGCCCAACACCAGCATGCTGGAGAAGGTGCTGATGAGCGAGTACGCCAGCCTGCCACCAGGGGGCGACGAGAACGATGCCGACGCCACCGCCGCCTCCTCACCGGGCAGTACCGTCCCGGACGCCGAAGCCGATGATGTCACTTCCTCCCCCGCCAGCCCTGGCTCTGCCTCCGAGCGACTGCCCGGCGAGTCCAGCCACTCCTCGCCGCCCTCGTTGACCCCGGTGACCTTTAACCCCTCGTCACCCGGCTCGCCGCGACTGGCCTCtccgacccccccaccccccctcctgcccactgccccctcccctccccccctcaaCCAGCcagcctcctcctgctcctcctcctcctaccccGTGCTCTCCCCTCGACCCCGAGAGCTCACGccggaccacacacacacctccggctccgcagacacacacacgctcggcTCCGGCGGAACTGACCCCTCACCGAGACCCGACTCGCCACACGAGCCTGTGTCACCCGGTTCTGACGACGCGGAACCCAGTGATGCTCTGCCTCACGATTCTGGCCTGTCCTCGAGTTCTCTGGGTCACTCAGACTCCCTGTCCCCACACAGCCAAAGCGGTTCTGCACAAGAACCAGTCCGGCAGAACGCAGAACCGGCTCGGTCCCCCTGCAAGTTCCCAGCCGAATCTCAGTCCGGTAGCCCAGCCAAAGCTGCcgctaaacaaacacactccGTCACACACCTGGCGCTGAAAGAGGAGCCGGAGAGTGACGAGGCACCCAGGAGTGTCGCCGCGGAGATGAGGGAGGCGGAGCCAGGTGGTGACGATGACAGCGACGGCGACACGTTCGCCAAGAGCTTCGTGTGCAACGTGTGTGAGGATCCGTTCCGCTCCATCGCCGAGCTGAGTCGCCACATCGCGGTGCACGCGTCTGATTGGCCGCTGAAGTGCGAGTTCTGTGTGCAGCTGTTCGGCGGTGCGGAGGCCCTGCGCGAGCATCGCTCGGCGCTACACGGGGTCGGCCGCATCTACGTCTGCTCCGCCTGCCGCAAGGAGTTCGCCTTCGCCTGCAACCTGCAGCAGCACCAGCGCGACCTGCACCCCGaccagccctgcacacacaccgtGCTCGAGAGCGGCAAGCTGAGGCCGCACAACTACACCGACCCCGCCCGCGCTGCCGCCGAGCCCATCATCGCCACGGAGACCACCCCGGAGCCCGTCCTCCCGGACGCCAGCCACGCCGAGCccaagaaggaggaagaggaggtggcgGAGGGTGGGGAGGAGGTGCGAGACCAGGAGGTGCGGGAGGACTCGACGGAGGAGCTGTACACCACCATAAAGATCATGGCGTCCGAGGCGGGCAAGCCCAAGGGGCCCGACGTGCGTCTGGGCATCAACCAGCACTACCCCAGCTTCAAGCCTCCGCCCTTCCCCTACCACAACCGCACGCCGGCCGGCTCCGTCGCCTCGGCGACCAACTTCACCACCCACAACATCCCGCAGACCTTCACCACGGCCATCCGCTGCACCAAGTGCGGGCAGAGCTTCGACAACATGCCCGAGCTGCACAAGCACATCCTGGCGTGCGCCAGCGCGAGCGACAAGCGCCGCTACACGCCCAAGAAGAACCCCATCCCGCTGCGCCAGACCGTGCGGCCCCACAACGGCCTGGTCCCCGTCGCCACGACGACCGCCACGGCGACGACACACAGCGCCTTCCGCAGGATAGGCCAACCCAAGCGGCTGAGCTTCGGCACGGAGCCGGCGCCGGCGGCGTCCCGCATGAGCTCGCTCAGTAAGAagaagcagcagctgctgcagaAGGCCATCTCCCAGAAGAACCGATCGGCCTCCTCGGCTGCCAAGAGGGCGGGCGCCCAGCCGCCGCAGCcgaagaaggaggaagaggagcagccGCCGCAGCcgaagaaggaggaagaggagcagccGACGACTGCGGCCGCAGCAGAGCTGCACGTGTGCCCCCACTGCAGCCGGGAGTTCACCTACCCCGCCAGTCTGTCCAAGCACATCGCCGTCAGCTGCCCCATGAAGCCGGCGCCCAAGCGGGGCAGGAAGGCAGCAGTGCCGGCCGCAGATGCCCATGCCCCCCCGCCGGACAAGAGCATGAGCCTGCGGAGACGCCCGCTCGACGAGGCCAAGCAGGAGTCGGACCCGAGGCCTCTGGGAAAGACACGAGCCCGCAGCTCCGAGCTCGCCGAGACTGACGCCAACCTGCCGCCCAGGGGGAAGGCCGCCACCGCCGCCACGCGTGGCAAGCGCCCTGCCACTCAGCCCCTCGCTGCTGTTGCCCCCGGCAACAAGAAGGGCAGGAAGAGCCTCCAGGCCACACCCCCCTACCAAGGCCCCGTCCCTCCAACCGTGCCAACCGTCGACTCGGCGGAGCGGACGGCTGGCAAGGGGCAGAAGGCGGTCAAGGAGGGGGCAGGCAAGCGGGCACCAGAGGGCAAGAGGGACGAGCGCGCGCTGCGTCCgcgggagagggtgggggggccAGTCACGCGCAGCCTCCAGGCCACTGCCCCCCCGGGAGACGGCAAGCTGGACGAACCCCCCAGCCAGGACGCAAGGGAACCCCAG GAGGCTGCCGCCAAGCTCTCCAGGTAG
- the prdm2b gene encoding PR domain zinc finger protein 2 isoform X1: protein MAVTGGSGRLCVSGGVRETLEDVPPHVWKALPENMRLGPSAVNQHRVGVWAVQAIPRGKRFGPFVGERKKRSQVTSNVYMWEVYFPTRGWMCVDATDPLQGNWLRYVNWARSTQEQNLFPLEINRAIYYKVLRPIGPGEELLVWYNGEDNPEIAAALEEERASSLSKKNSPRARRARKKLLERQAAGRRPALKPTATHSPTPPDMRELEQGLNEDESPSLSSGLMKETPLGTMATVHPSQHPPGRAEDSEHPPSETPPTSEHPPSEAPSPSELHPSEAPPPSEEPPPQQEEEEEEEEPEEDEEEQPPSMQSPERPAGGSTSPDPQGPCTAGRETPESPEVTSEGLSSARNAEQELAEPEPEGDLEDDLQGESHPCQHCERRFSTKQGLERHAHIHSLGGQQEALSFCCRYCGKSFGSQVGRRRHERRHENTGRKRPGSLAGTATLLSPADGSAQLIAMATQNGAHAPPSDGHRREQLAAGGDSERPVVVDDSGEAKELHPCKYCNKAFGTHTNMRRHQRRIHERHLLPKGVRRRGMLLPDATQAGGATQAGGVQEEGSPSGSPPPVYVPSMDSEDEAEKDDGMADISSNISENLSLYIDGKIVSTVTGSTCEVIEVNAGPAGIFGLDAVIISPEQISQALSKQAAHTHARAQLPAGKRRTSTPPLLPNVKVESDGISSSASSSSSSSSQLVGSAFPLPDSLAFQKERSVYLSPKLKQLLQTQTQDGQKASDTHSHTHRSAPPLSVSPLSAATGRFKRRTGSPPTSPQHSLSAAPSPATESVPPFVLKVPKLEGQSGSPGWGVCGREDGEATHAHAQRDWPSGRSGGSSCNQQPLDLSSTVGRRRSDAGVAGARPAGGEAVLDLSVSRNSSGTVAPETDARGNPPAHTQPPPGRKKKPNTSMLEKVLMSEYASLPPGGDENDADATAASSPGSTVPDAEADDVTSSPASPGSASERLPGESSHSSPPSLTPVTFNPSSPGSPRLASPTPPPPLLPTAPSPPPLNQPASSCSSSSYPVLSPRPRELTPDHTHTSGSADTHTLGSGGTDPSPRPDSPHEPVSPGSDDAEPSDALPHDSGLSSSSLGHSDSLSPHSQSGSAQEPVRQNAEPARSPCKFPAESQSGSPAKAAAKQTHSVTHLALKEEPESDEAPRSVAAEMREAEPGGDDDSDGDTFAKSFVCNVCEDPFRSIAELSRHIAVHASDWPLKCEFCVQLFGGAEALREHRSALHGVGRIYVCSACRKEFAFACNLQQHQRDLHPDQPCTHTVLESGKLRPHNYTDPARAAAEPIIATETTPEPVLPDASHAEPKKEEEEVAEGGEEVRDQEVREDSTEELYTTIKIMASEAGKPKGPDVRLGINQHYPSFKPPPFPYHNRTPAGSVASATNFTTHNIPQTFTTAIRCTKCGQSFDNMPELHKHILACASASDKRRYTPKKNPIPLRQTVRPHNGLVPVATTTATATTHSAFRRIGQPKRLSFGTEPAPAASRMSSLSKKKQQLLQKAISQKNRSASSAAKRAGAQPPQPKKEEEEQPPQPKKEEEEQPTTAAAAELHVCPHCSREFTYPASLSKHIAVSCPMKPAPKRGRKAAVPAADAHAPPPDKSMSLRRRPLDEAKQESDPRPLGKTRARSSELAETDANLPPRGKAATAATRGKRPATQPLAAVAPGNKKGRKSLQATPPYQGPVPPTVPTVDSAERTAGKGQKAVKEGAGKRAPEGKRDERALRPRERVGGPVTRSLQATAPPGDGKLDEPPSQDAREPQEAAAKLSR, encoded by the exons CCAATCGGACCAGGGGAAGAATTGCTTGTGTGGTACAATGGGGAAGACAACCCGGAGATAGCAGCTGCACTGGAGGAAGAAAGAGCAAGCAGTCTAAGCAAGAAAAATTCTCCGAGGGCTAGAAGAG CCAGGAAGAAGCTCTTGGAGCGGCAGGCTGCTGGGAGACGGCCGGCTCTCAAGCCCACGgcaacacactcacccacaccgCCAGACATGCGTGAGTTggaacaag ggCTGAATGAGGATGAAAGTCCCTCCCTGTCCTCAGGACTGATGAAAGAGACTCCTCTGGGCACCATGGCGACCGTACACCCATCCCAGCACCCCCCTGGCAGAGCAGAGGACTCCGAGCACCCCCCCTCCGAAACTCCTCCCACCTCAGAGCACCCCCCCTCAGAAGCTCCTTCCCCATCAGAGCTCCACCCCTCAGAAGCTCCTCCCCCCTCCGAGGAGCCCCCAccgcagcaggaggaggaggaggaagaggaggagccggaggaagatgaggaggagcagcCCCCCTCCATGCAGAGCCCAGAGCGGCCTGCGGGGGGCAGCACCTCACCTGACCCACAGGGCCCCTGCACAGCTGGCAGGGAAACCCCAGAGAGCCCCGAGGTCACGTCTGAGGGCCTGTCCTCTGCCCGGAACGCAGAGCAGGAGCTGGCGGAGCCGGAGCCCGAGGGTGACCTTGAGGACGACCTTCAGGGCGAGTCTCACCCGTGCCAGCACTGCGAGCGCCGCTTCTCCACCAAGCAGGGCCTGGAGCGGCACGCACACATCCACAGCCTGGGCGGCCAGCAGGAGGCTCTGTCCTTCTGCTGCCGCTACTGCGGCAAGAGCTTCGGCTCGCAGGTGGGCCGCCGACGCCACGAGCGTCGCCACGAGAACACCGGCCGCAAACGACCCGGCTCGCTGGCCGGAACCGCCACTCTGCTCAGCCCGGCCGACGGCTCCGCCCAGCTCATCGCCATGGCGACGCAGAACGGCGCGCACGCGCCGCCCTCCGACGGCCACCGGAGGGAGCAGCTGGCCGCGGGCGGCGACTCGGAGCGGCCGGTCGTGGTGGACGACAGCGGCGAGGCCAAAGAGCTGCACCCGTGCAAGTACTGCAACAAGGCGTTCGGCACGCACACCAACATGCGCCGCCACCAGCGCCGCATCCACGAGCGCCACCTGCTGCCCAAGGGCGTGCGGCGGAGAGGCATGCTGCTGCCCGACGCTACGCAGGCCGGGGGAGCCACGCAGGCGGGGGGGGTGCAGGAGGAGGGGTCGCCCAGCGGCAGCCCCCCGCCCGTCTACGTGCCCAGCATGGACTCGGAGGACGAGGCTGAGAAGGACGATGGCATGGCCGACATCTCCAGCAACATCTCCGAGAACCTCAGCCTCTACATCGACGGCAAGATCGTCTCCACGGTGACCGGCAGCACCTGCGAGGTCATCGAGGTCAACGCGGGCCCTGCCGGGATCTTCGGGCTGGACGCCGTCATCATCAGCCCCGAGCAGATCAGCCAGGCGCTCAGCAAGcaggccgcacacacacacgcgcgcgctcaGCTGCCTGCTGGGAAACGCAGGACCTCCACGCCACCTCTTCTGCCCAACGTGAAGGTCGAGTCCGATGGCATTTCCTCCTCCGCCTCTTCgtcatcctcctcctcgtcgCAGCTGGTGGGCAGTGCGTTCCCGTTGCCTGACTCTCTGGCGTTCCagaaggagaggagtgtgtatCTGTCCCCGAAGCTCAAGCAGCTGCTACAGACTCAGACTCAGGACGGCCAGAAGGCCTcggacacacactcgcacacacaccgcTCCGCGCCGCCACTCTCTGTTAGCCCCCTCTCAGCCGCCACCGGAAGGTTCAAGCGCCGGACAGGCTCCCCCCCCACGTCGCCACAGCACTCGCTCTCggccgccccctcccccgccACAGAGTCCGTGCCACCCTTCGTCCTCAAGGTGCCCAAGCTGGAAGGCCAGAGCGGCTCGCCcggctggggtgtgtgtggacggGAGGACGGGGaggccacacacgcacacgcgcagaGAGACTGGCCGTCGGGCCGGAGCGGCGGCAGCTCCTGCAACCAGCAGCCCCTGGACCTGTCCAGCACCGTTGGGCGTCGTCGTAGCGACGCGGGGGTGGCAGGGGCTCGACCCGCGGGGGGGGAGGCCGTGCTGGACCTGAGCGTGAGCCGCAACAGCTCTGGTACCGTCGCCCCGGAGACGGACGCCCGTGGCAACCCACCGGCGCACACACAGCCTCCCCCGGGCCGCAAGAAGAAGCCCAACACCAGCATGCTGGAGAAGGTGCTGATGAGCGAGTACGCCAGCCTGCCACCAGGGGGCGACGAGAACGATGCCGACGCCACCGCCGCCTCCTCACCGGGCAGTACCGTCCCGGACGCCGAAGCCGATGATGTCACTTCCTCCCCCGCCAGCCCTGGCTCTGCCTCCGAGCGACTGCCCGGCGAGTCCAGCCACTCCTCGCCGCCCTCGTTGACCCCGGTGACCTTTAACCCCTCGTCACCCGGCTCGCCGCGACTGGCCTCtccgacccccccaccccccctcctgcccactgccccctcccctccccccctcaaCCAGCcagcctcctcctgctcctcctcctcctaccccGTGCTCTCCCCTCGACCCCGAGAGCTCACGccggaccacacacacacctccggctccgcagacacacacacgctcggcTCCGGCGGAACTGACCCCTCACCGAGACCCGACTCGCCACACGAGCCTGTGTCACCCGGTTCTGACGACGCGGAACCCAGTGATGCTCTGCCTCACGATTCTGGCCTGTCCTCGAGTTCTCTGGGTCACTCAGACTCCCTGTCCCCACACAGCCAAAGCGGTTCTGCACAAGAACCAGTCCGGCAGAACGCAGAACCGGCTCGGTCCCCCTGCAAGTTCCCAGCCGAATCTCAGTCCGGTAGCCCAGCCAAAGCTGCcgctaaacaaacacactccGTCACACACCTGGCGCTGAAAGAGGAGCCGGAGAGTGACGAGGCACCCAGGAGTGTCGCCGCGGAGATGAGGGAGGCGGAGCCAGGTGGTGACGATGACAGCGACGGCGACACGTTCGCCAAGAGCTTCGTGTGCAACGTGTGTGAGGATCCGTTCCGCTCCATCGCCGAGCTGAGTCGCCACATCGCGGTGCACGCGTCTGATTGGCCGCTGAAGTGCGAGTTCTGTGTGCAGCTGTTCGGCGGTGCGGAGGCCCTGCGCGAGCATCGCTCGGCGCTACACGGGGTCGGCCGCATCTACGTCTGCTCCGCCTGCCGCAAGGAGTTCGCCTTCGCCTGCAACCTGCAGCAGCACCAGCGCGACCTGCACCCCGaccagccctgcacacacaccgtGCTCGAGAGCGGCAAGCTGAGGCCGCACAACTACACCGACCCCGCCCGCGCTGCCGCCGAGCCCATCATCGCCACGGAGACCACCCCGGAGCCCGTCCTCCCGGACGCCAGCCACGCCGAGCccaagaaggaggaagaggaggtggcgGAGGGTGGGGAGGAGGTGCGAGACCAGGAGGTGCGGGAGGACTCGACGGAGGAGCTGTACACCACCATAAAGATCATGGCGTCCGAGGCGGGCAAGCCCAAGGGGCCCGACGTGCGTCTGGGCATCAACCAGCACTACCCCAGCTTCAAGCCTCCGCCCTTCCCCTACCACAACCGCACGCCGGCCGGCTCCGTCGCCTCGGCGACCAACTTCACCACCCACAACATCCCGCAGACCTTCACCACGGCCATCCGCTGCACCAAGTGCGGGCAGAGCTTCGACAACATGCCCGAGCTGCACAAGCACATCCTGGCGTGCGCCAGCGCGAGCGACAAGCGCCGCTACACGCCCAAGAAGAACCCCATCCCGCTGCGCCAGACCGTGCGGCCCCACAACGGCCTGGTCCCCGTCGCCACGACGACCGCCACGGCGACGACACACAGCGCCTTCCGCAGGATAGGCCAACCCAAGCGGCTGAGCTTCGGCACGGAGCCGGCGCCGGCGGCGTCCCGCATGAGCTCGCTCAGTAAGAagaagcagcagctgctgcagaAGGCCATCTCCCAGAAGAACCGATCGGCCTCCTCGGCTGCCAAGAGGGCGGGCGCCCAGCCGCCGCAGCcgaagaaggaggaagaggagcagccGCCGCAGCcgaagaaggaggaagaggagcagccGACGACTGCGGCCGCAGCAGAGCTGCACGTGTGCCCCCACTGCAGCCGGGAGTTCACCTACCCCGCCAGTCTGTCCAAGCACATCGCCGTCAGCTGCCCCATGAAGCCGGCGCCCAAGCGGGGCAGGAAGGCAGCAGTGCCGGCCGCAGATGCCCATGCCCCCCCGCCGGACAAGAGCATGAGCCTGCGGAGACGCCCGCTCGACGAGGCCAAGCAGGAGTCGGACCCGAGGCCTCTGGGAAAGACACGAGCCCGCAGCTCCGAGCTCGCCGAGACTGACGCCAACCTGCCGCCCAGGGGGAAGGCCGCCACCGCCGCCACGCGTGGCAAGCGCCCTGCCACTCAGCCCCTCGCTGCTGTTGCCCCCGGCAACAAGAAGGGCAGGAAGAGCCTCCAGGCCACACCCCCCTACCAAGGCCCCGTCCCTCCAACCGTGCCAACCGTCGACTCGGCGGAGCGGACGGCTGGCAAGGGGCAGAAGGCGGTCAAGGAGGGGGCAGGCAAGCGGGCACCAGAGGGCAAGAGGGACGAGCGCGCGCTGCGTCCgcgggagagggtgggggggccAGTCACGCGCAGCCTCCAGGCCACTGCCCCCCCGGGAGACGGCAAGCTGGACGAACCCCCCAGCCAGGACGCAAGGGAACCCCAG GAGGCTGCCGCCAAGCTCTCCAGGTAG